The Fulvivirga ligni genome window below encodes:
- a CDS encoding DUF3298 and DUF4163 domain-containing protein, with product MKINLHHWLLMLLLAAATSCTKQPKEETTEEEPQEEKITSLEYTFNDYTKQYGQCDTDTSIYCTRIELNYPEFDTDKHPSQATAINEQIESYVLNQFFPDSVENKSIAMFVEGFIADYKEVKEAFGEAFGWYAKINGKVLRNDSVSVTVELTADIYTGGAHGSFDMHYLNFDPATGDLIDFESLFKPGFDAKLNQIVEQKFRETYKIEPGTDLSDEGYEFEDGVYYNLNNFALLDKGIKFYYNSYEIAPYAKGPSEVFVSYEELKDLLKHPEAETVAEVL from the coding sequence ATGAAGATTAATCTACACCATTGGCTGCTGATGCTATTGCTAGCAGCAGCCACCAGTTGTACCAAGCAACCTAAAGAGGAGACTACGGAAGAAGAGCCACAAGAGGAAAAAATCACTTCTCTGGAATATACTTTTAACGATTATACCAAGCAGTATGGTCAGTGCGATACGGATACATCCATCTATTGTACACGCATTGAGCTCAATTACCCTGAATTTGATACTGATAAGCATCCATCGCAGGCCACTGCTATTAATGAGCAAATAGAGTCTTATGTGCTTAATCAGTTTTTCCCTGATTCAGTGGAAAATAAATCTATCGCCATGTTTGTAGAAGGCTTTATAGCGGATTACAAAGAGGTGAAAGAGGCTTTCGGAGAAGCTTTTGGCTGGTATGCTAAAATCAATGGGAAAGTACTTAGAAACGACTCTGTTTCAGTAACAGTAGAGCTCACCGCAGACATTTATACCGGTGGCGCTCACGGAAGCTTTGACATGCATTATCTAAACTTTGATCCTGCTACTGGTGATCTGATTGATTTTGAATCACTGTTTAAGCCCGGATTTGATGCCAAGCTGAACCAAATAGTAGAGCAGAAATTCAGAGAAACTTATAAAATAGAACCTGGCACTGACTTAAGTGACGAAGGCTATGAGTTTGAAGATGGTGTTTATTACAACCTGAACAATTTTGCTCTATTAGATAAAGGAATCAAATTTTACTATAACAGCTATGAAATTGCTCCATATGCCAAAGGTCCATCAGAGGTATTTGTAAGCTATGAAGAGCTAAAAGATTTACTTAAACACCCTGAAGCTGAAACAGTTGCAGAAGTTTTATAA